In Magnetovibrio sp., the following are encoded in one genomic region:
- a CDS encoding sigma-54 dependent transcriptional regulator — MNDINRIILIDDEDEVRLSVSQTLELEGFDVKSFSGGKEALEYITPSWPGIVVTDLKMPRVNGLDVLAGVMNIDADLPVVIVTAHGDIPVAVQAMRDGAYDFMEKTAAPEQLVSIARRALDMRKLVLENRDLRRELDAGGELEGQIIGKTSAMENLRNLVLNLADTDVDVLLVGETGTGKEVVARCLHDFGRRRKKPFVALNCGALAESVIESELFGHEAGAFTGANKRRIGKIEYAEGGTLFLDEIESMPASLQVRMLRVLQERTLERVGGNDSVSVDVRVVAASKVDLREAASAGTFREDLLYRLQVAQVALPPLRDRIDDAPLLFRHFVDGAAARYRRPVPIVGEDKLQELMVHTWPGNVRELRNVAERFVLGLGDPNDQGGVVCEGDGNAQTLRDRMACFERATIISALREHHGRVGETATALGLPRKTLYLRMQKYGLNRDHFS, encoded by the coding sequence GTGAACGACATCAACCGCATCATACTCATAGATGACGAAGACGAAGTGCGCCTGTCGGTGTCTCAGACACTGGAACTTGAAGGTTTCGATGTAAAGTCGTTCAGTGGCGGAAAAGAGGCGCTGGAATATATCACACCCAGTTGGCCGGGTATTGTGGTGACGGATTTGAAAATGCCGCGCGTCAACGGCCTGGATGTTCTGGCTGGGGTTATGAACATTGATGCGGACCTGCCGGTGGTGATCGTCACCGCCCACGGCGACATTCCCGTTGCCGTTCAAGCCATGCGCGACGGTGCGTATGATTTCATGGAAAAAACGGCAGCCCCAGAACAATTGGTGAGCATTGCCCGCCGCGCGCTGGATATGCGCAAGCTGGTTTTGGAGAACCGCGACTTGCGCCGCGAACTGGATGCGGGTGGCGAGTTGGAAGGCCAAATCATCGGTAAAACGTCTGCCATGGAAAACCTGCGAAATTTGGTTCTGAATTTGGCTGACACCGACGTTGATGTTTTGTTGGTCGGTGAAACCGGTACAGGTAAAGAGGTTGTTGCGCGGTGCTTGCATGATTTTGGCCGACGCAGAAAGAAACCCTTTGTTGCTTTGAACTGTGGTGCATTGGCTGAAAGCGTCATCGAAAGCGAACTGTTCGGTCATGAAGCGGGGGCCTTTACCGGGGCCAACAAACGGCGCATCGGCAAAATCGAATACGCCGAAGGCGGGACGTTGTTTTTGGATGAAATTGAAAGCATGCCAGCGAGCTTGCAGGTTCGCATGCTGCGGGTGTTGCAAGAGCGAACCTTGGAACGGGTGGGGGGAAACGATTCCGTATCCGTTGATGTTCGCGTGGTGGCGGCGTCAAAGGTCGACCTGCGGGAAGCGGCCAGTGCGGGTACATTTCGCGAAGATCTTTTGTATCGTTTACAAGTCGCGCAAGTGGCGCTGCCACCGCTGCGCGATCGTATTGACGATGCACCGTTGTTGTTCCGCCATTTCGTTGACGGTGCGGCGGCTCGCTACCGTCGCCCCGTCCCCATCGTAGGTGAAGACAAGTTGCAGGAATTGATGGTTCACACATGGCCCGGGAACGTCCGCGAATTGCGCAATGTGGCGGAACGTTTCGTGCTGGGGTTGGGCGATCCGAACGACCAGGGCGGGGTGGTGTGTGAAGGCGATGGAAATGCGCAAACGCTCCGTGATCGCATGGCTTGCTTTGAACGTGCAACCATCATATCCGCCCTTCGCGAACATCACGGTCGGGTAGGCGAGACCGCCACGGCGCTGGGCTTGCCGCGCAAAACGCTGTACTTGCGGATGCAGAAGTATGGCCTCAATCGCGATCACTTTTCGTAA
- a CDS encoding ATP-binding protein, giving the protein MSTPFRIGIRGRLSWAFGAVAVVTMVATVVAWVSFTRLGDTLELIVGSNVPAVTLAAQLAERGGAIIGTAPALSSAKDDSERERLWLQLSARLRDMGTVLDAMEKAGAQRAVLLDFKEAVSALSLNLKNLDTVVSLRLARTARKEELIERLRWASADFLDEIEPMIDDTRFNISLALSRSGTVTETSGTLNGEMAKQRSLFMINADGSLLAELIGRAANIPNIDALRGTELFFREIESRIDANFRTVEAVPGALSLRQSIKDIQAFANGSQGVFALRTQELKDLEDERDLLIKNQALLEPFHVLITQRVDEEIAAALSSAERSQASIRQGRLWLVVAVFVSLVVAVPFVWLYVGRGLVGRITRLDESMRTIAEGDLSADVPVGGEDEIAQMAQSLRTFRDTLSETQAELVQAAKLAALGQLTAGISHEINQPLAAIRHYARNAGLLIEKGRNSEAQDNLNKIGELLEKTNRITGSLRDLARKPKRDLRRTDLVTVLDDVLTLLERRMSEHNIEVNVLIDETCRYVLGGQVRLEQVVLNLINNAIDAMVNAPVRRLIISAHTLDNWVELRVRDTGVGMDDEHLKKVFDPFFTTKDVGEGLGLGLSVSYNIIKDFGGTMRVESRVGSGTTFWLRLKPAP; this is encoded by the coding sequence ATGAGCACGCCGTTCCGCATTGGTATCCGTGGACGCCTGTCCTGGGCATTCGGTGCGGTGGCGGTGGTGACCATGGTTGCCACCGTGGTGGCCTGGGTGTCTTTTACGCGTCTCGGCGATACCTTGGAATTGATTGTCGGCAGCAACGTTCCGGCGGTGACATTGGCGGCGCAATTGGCGGAACGTGGCGGCGCAATCATTGGTACGGCGCCGGCACTGTCATCGGCCAAAGACGATTCCGAACGTGAACGTCTTTGGTTGCAGTTGTCTGCGCGTCTGCGAGATATGGGGACTGTCTTGGACGCAATGGAAAAGGCAGGCGCGCAAAGGGCGGTGCTCTTAGATTTCAAGGAGGCGGTCAGCGCGTTGAGCCTCAATCTCAAAAATCTCGACACGGTGGTTAGCTTGCGTCTTGCGCGCACGGCGAGAAAAGAAGAATTGATTGAAAGGTTGCGTTGGGCATCGGCTGATTTCTTGGATGAGATCGAACCGATGATCGACGACACGCGCTTCAATATTAGTCTGGCGCTCAGTCGCAGCGGAACGGTGACCGAAACGTCCGGGACCTTGAATGGGGAAATGGCCAAGCAGCGTTCTTTGTTTATGATCAATGCCGACGGCAGTTTGTTGGCAGAACTGATCGGGCGTGCAGCCAACATTCCCAACATAGATGCGTTGCGTGGAACGGAACTGTTCTTTCGTGAAATTGAAAGTCGTATCGATGCCAACTTTCGCACTGTCGAAGCAGTGCCCGGTGCGTTGTCGTTGCGTCAATCAATCAAGGATATTCAGGCCTTCGCCAATGGCTCCCAAGGGGTGTTCGCGTTACGCACGCAAGAGCTTAAAGACTTGGAAGACGAGCGTGATCTGTTGATCAAGAATCAAGCCCTTTTAGAGCCCTTTCATGTTTTGATCACTCAGCGCGTCGATGAAGAAATTGCCGCGGCCCTGAGTTCCGCCGAACGCTCGCAGGCGTCTATTCGTCAAGGACGACTGTGGTTGGTCGTTGCCGTGTTCGTCAGCTTGGTGGTTGCGGTGCCGTTCGTGTGGTTGTACGTCGGGCGTGGGTTGGTGGGGCGGATAACGCGATTGGATGAAAGCATGCGTACCATCGCCGAAGGTGATTTGAGTGCCGATGTGCCGGTGGGGGGCGAAGATGAAATCGCACAGATGGCCCAATCGCTGAGAACCTTTCGCGATACCTTGAGCGAAACCCAGGCCGAATTGGTGCAAGCGGCTAAATTGGCGGCGCTCGGTCAATTAACGGCGGGAATTTCACACGAGATCAATCAGCCATTGGCGGCCATTCGTCATTACGCGCGCAATGCCGGATTGCTGATCGAAAAGGGCCGCAATAGCGAGGCACAGGATAATCTCAACAAAATTGGCGAGCTTTTGGAAAAGACCAATCGCATCACGGGAAGCCTCCGCGACTTGGCGCGTAAACCGAAACGCGATTTGCGGAGAACCGACCTTGTCACGGTACTCGATGATGTGCTGACGCTTTTGGAACGCCGGATGAGTGAGCACAATATCGAAGTCAACGTGCTGATTGACGAAACCTGTCGCTATGTTTTAGGCGGCCAGGTGCGTCTGGAACAAGTGGTCCTCAACCTGATTAACAACGCCATCGATGCCATGGTGAATGCACCCGTGCGTCGCCTTATTATTTCAGCTCATACACTGGATAATTGGGTTGAACTGCGGGTTCGCGATACGGGTGTGGGCATGGACGACGAACATCTGAAAAAAGTTTTCGATCCGTTCTTCACAACGAAAGATGTTGGCGAAGGGCTTGGATTGGGGCTGTCGGTTTCTTACAACATCATCAAGGATTTTGGCGGTACCATGCGCGTGGAGAGTCGCGTCGGAAGTGGCACGACGTTTTGGCTGCGGCTGAAACCTGCGCCATGA
- a CDS encoding ABC transporter ATP-binding protein produces MALLELQSVETFYGPSQALFGVDLSIAAGEVVTLMGRNGMGKTTTVRTIMGLSPAASGTIKFDGHDLRKLPPHRIAQLGIGYVPEGRLVFSNLTVLENLVATAANHGRAAEPWTVERVMALFPRLQERASQYARTLSGGEQQMLAIGRALMTNPKFLILDEATEGLAPIIREEIWAVLEYNLKDSGQAILVIDKHPKAMARIADKHFVMEKGRVVWSGTSEDLLADEAMQHRFLGV; encoded by the coding sequence ATGGCGCTGTTGGAACTGCAATCCGTCGAGACGTTTTACGGCCCCAGCCAAGCGCTGTTCGGCGTCGACCTGTCCATCGCGGCGGGCGAGGTGGTAACCTTGATGGGCCGCAACGGTATGGGCAAAACCACCACGGTGCGCACCATCATGGGTTTGAGTCCGGCGGCAAGCGGCACGATAAAATTCGACGGTCACGACCTGCGCAAGCTGCCGCCGCACCGCATCGCCCAGTTGGGCATCGGCTATGTGCCCGAAGGCCGACTGGTGTTCTCAAACTTGACGGTGTTGGAAAACCTAGTGGCGACGGCGGCCAATCACGGCCGTGCGGCGGAGCCCTGGACCGTCGAGCGGGTGATGGCGTTGTTCCCGCGTTTGCAAGAACGCGCCAGCCAATACGCGCGCACGCTGTCGGGTGGCGAACAACAGATGCTCGCCATCGGCCGCGCCCTGATGACCAATCCGAAATTTTTGATTTTGGACGAAGCGACCGAAGGCCTTGCGCCGATCATCCGCGAAGAAATCTGGGCCGTTTTGGAGTACAATCTCAAAGATTCCGGCCAGGCGATTTTGGTTATCGACAAACACCCCAAAGCCATGGCGCGCATCGCCGATAAACACTTCGTCATGGAAAAAGGCCGTGTGGTGTGGAGCGGCACGTCCGAGGATCTGTTGGCGGACGAAGCCATGCAGCACCGGTTCCTCGGGGTTTGA
- a CDS encoding ABC transporter substrate-binding protein yields the protein MKKFMTLGAVAAFAMTIASGAAMAAEGTLTIVTSFPKDLTAVFKDAFEKKNPGLTVEVLNKKTSAGIKFIQETTANNTSDLFWASAPDAFEVLKGDGLLAKYTPKAEGIPDKVGAFPINDPDGYYMGFAASGYGIMWNTRYTKAKKLPVAKEWADLKDPIYHGHVGMSSPSRSGTTHLTVETVLQGMGWDAGWAEWKEIAGNFKTVTERSFGVPDGVNSGQFGYGIVIDFFGLSSMGSGFPVDFVYPEVTTLVPANVGIVKGAPNQTAAEEFVEFLLSPEGQELLLDPKIRRLPVNPKTYAKAPEGFPNPFKDKSIGAAVKFDLDLSKNRYNVVNALFDVMVTYRMDDLVAAVKAIQEADAALKGKSNPAAAALVAEARALVAKVPVDEATAGKKEFAAIFKKSRKKASDQVEGRQAEVEQEWDTMVKANYAKAKELAEKAKSML from the coding sequence ATGAAAAAGTTTATGACGCTCGGTGCCGTGGCGGCGTTCGCTATGACCATTGCATCGGGGGCAGCAATGGCTGCGGAAGGAACACTCACCATTGTGACGTCGTTCCCCAAGGATTTGACGGCGGTTTTCAAGGACGCGTTTGAGAAAAAGAACCCCGGTTTGACCGTAGAGGTTCTTAACAAAAAGACCTCGGCAGGCATCAAGTTCATTCAGGAAACAACGGCCAACAATACTTCTGACTTGTTTTGGGCATCGGCTCCCGACGCATTTGAAGTGCTGAAAGGCGACGGCTTGTTGGCCAAATATACGCCGAAAGCCGAAGGTATTCCCGATAAGGTCGGCGCGTTTCCGATCAACGACCCGGACGGCTATTACATGGGCTTCGCCGCGTCCGGTTACGGTATCATGTGGAATACCCGCTATACCAAGGCTAAGAAATTACCCGTTGCGAAAGAGTGGGCGGATCTCAAGGACCCCATCTATCACGGTCACGTCGGCATGAGCTCGCCGTCGCGTTCCGGCACCACCCATCTGACCGTTGAAACGGTCTTGCAGGGCATGGGTTGGGATGCCGGTTGGGCCGAGTGGAAAGAAATCGCCGGCAATTTCAAAACCGTAACGGAACGCAGCTTCGGCGTTCCCGATGGCGTCAACAGCGGCCAGTTTGGGTATGGCATCGTGATTGACTTCTTCGGCTTGTCATCTATGGGGTCTGGCTTCCCGGTTGATTTCGTTTATCCCGAAGTCACCACCTTGGTTCCAGCCAATGTCGGCATCGTTAAGGGTGCGCCCAATCAAACCGCTGCCGAGGAATTCGTCGAATTCCTGTTGTCACCGGAAGGTCAGGAGCTGTTGTTGGATCCGAAGATCCGCCGTCTCCCGGTCAACCCCAAGACCTATGCAAAAGCACCGGAAGGCTTTCCCAATCCGTTCAAGGATAAGTCGATCGGTGCGGCTGTGAAATTTGATCTGGATCTGTCGAAGAATCGCTACAACGTCGTCAACGCCTTGTTCGACGTTATGGTGACCTATCGCATGGATGATTTGGTCGCAGCCGTCAAAGCCATTCAGGAAGCTGACGCCGCCCTGAAAGGCAAGAGCAACCCCGCTGCTGCCGCGCTGGTCGCCGAAGCCCGCGCTTTGGTCGCCAAGGTTCCGGTCGATGAAGCCACGGCAGGCAAAAAAGAGTTTGCAGCGATCTTCAAGAAATCCCGCAAGAAAGCGAGCGACCAGGTAGAAGGCCGCCAAGCTGAAGTCGAACAGGAATGGGACACTATGGTTAAGGCGAATTACGCCAAGGCCAAAGAGTTGGCCGAAAAAGCCAAATCGATGCTGTAA
- a CDS encoding histidine phosphatase family protein, translated as MTDQSPKTPPSIVLLRHGETQWNREGRYQGQHDSPLTLNGIGQIRAIAETLRPVIEELGRCQLWSSPLARTRQSVSIFCEQLGLSYADVLFDDRLMERSYGRWEGLTMGEIAARYPEDVKLEQSDRWNFAIPEGGECFADVARRLRNWLNEIPNDMPVITMAHGGSGRVLRGVCMNLKPENIFAFNDPQSSAFVMSETTTKTVQAAPQYLRAFGCADAGLGVRI; from the coding sequence ATGACCGATCAATCCCCAAAGACACCTCCCAGTATCGTGTTGCTGCGCCACGGCGAAACGCAATGGAACCGCGAAGGCCGGTACCAAGGCCAGCATGATTCACCCTTGACCTTAAACGGGATCGGGCAAATTCGGGCTATTGCTGAGACCTTGCGCCCCGTCATTGAAGAGCTGGGACGCTGCCAACTGTGGTCCAGTCCCCTTGCAAGAACACGGCAGTCTGTCTCCATATTTTGCGAACAACTCGGCCTTTCCTATGCCGATGTTCTGTTCGACGATCGCTTGATGGAGCGCTCATATGGGCGTTGGGAAGGACTGACTATGGGCGAAATCGCGGCGCGCTACCCCGAAGATGTGAAACTGGAACAATCCGATCGCTGGAACTTTGCCATACCCGAAGGCGGTGAATGCTTTGCTGATGTAGCCAGAAGGCTCAGGAACTGGCTTAACGAAATTCCCAACGATATGCCGGTCATCACCATGGCTCATGGCGGATCTGGCAGGGTTCTGCGCGGGGTTTGCATGAACCTAAAACCGGAAAACATTTTCGCTTTCAACGACCCGCAATCGTCGGCTTTTGTGATGTCTGAAACAACGACAAAAACTGTTCAAGCCGCCCCGCAATACCTCCGCGCGTTCGGCTGTGCTGATGCTGGTCTGGGTGTGCGTATCTGA
- a CDS encoding ABC transporter substrate-binding protein, translating into MSKRVWIGITFIVFVMCMGNAQRVFASNVSGTLVIVTSFPPTLFEKFKNAFEQKYSDVTVFVRSKKTSAAISFINERVNEPADLFWASAPDAFEVLKEAGHLQRAFLQTDEDGARIGSYPIDDPDGFYRGFAVSGYGIVWHQDYLKRLGLKAPENWRDLTDPSYAHHIGISAPSRSGTTHLIVESILQSQGWENGWATLSEIGGNLATVTARSFGVIDGVLAERFGIGAAIDFLGMSAKATGSPVDFAYPAGTAFLPANIAIVKRSTNPIAAKAFVDFVLSDQGQMLLFDPEISRLPVMQSLYESAPAHFANPFGDELTNKGIAFDAQLSRQRYQLVNSMFDVMITFRLQALRRTWKVIHDAEEALKNVNAPHLVEQVKEARRLASQVPVSADDAASSELSAVFVRHKPGLSVPFRQIKLESEWATFARDHQDRAHKLASDALNALQAQTTKSRS; encoded by the coding sequence ATGAGCAAGCGTGTTTGGATTGGCATTACATTTATCGTGTTTGTAATGTGCATGGGGAACGCACAACGCGTCTTTGCATCCAATGTGAGTGGAACCCTGGTTATCGTCACGTCCTTTCCACCGACGCTGTTTGAAAAATTTAAAAACGCATTCGAACAAAAGTATTCGGACGTCACGGTGTTCGTGCGCAGCAAAAAAACGTCTGCCGCAATATCTTTTATCAATGAGCGCGTGAACGAGCCGGCCGACCTGTTTTGGGCTTCGGCCCCGGATGCATTTGAAGTGCTCAAGGAAGCGGGGCACCTGCAACGGGCTTTTTTACAAACTGACGAAGATGGCGCGCGTATAGGCTCGTACCCGATTGATGACCCGGATGGGTTTTATAGGGGGTTTGCCGTTTCAGGATATGGCATCGTTTGGCATCAAGACTATTTAAAGCGCCTCGGCCTCAAGGCTCCGGAAAATTGGCGCGACCTGACGGATCCTTCCTACGCGCACCATATCGGCATTTCCGCACCATCTCGTTCCGGTACCACTCACCTTATTGTCGAAAGCATTCTACAAAGCCAAGGGTGGGAAAATGGCTGGGCGACCTTGTCGGAAATTGGAGGGAACCTGGCCACGGTTACGGCGCGTAGCTTTGGCGTGATCGATGGTGTGTTGGCGGAACGGTTTGGCATCGGCGCGGCGATTGACTTTTTAGGCATGTCGGCAAAAGCAACCGGATCGCCTGTTGATTTCGCCTACCCCGCGGGAACGGCTTTTTTACCCGCCAATATCGCCATCGTGAAGCGTTCCACCAACCCCATCGCAGCCAAGGCGTTCGTTGATTTTGTGCTATCCGACCAGGGGCAAATGCTTTTGTTCGATCCTGAGATCAGCCGCTTGCCGGTGATGCAATCTTTATACGAATCCGCACCAGCACATTTTGCAAACCCCTTCGGCGATGAACTGACCAATAAGGGTATCGCCTTCGATGCGCAGCTTTCGCGCCAGCGTTATCAGCTGGTCAATTCCATGTTTGATGTGATGATCACGTTCCGATTGCAAGCTCTGCGGCGCACATGGAAGGTCATTCACGATGCGGAGGAGGCACTCAAAAATGTGAATGCACCACATTTGGTCGAACAGGTGAAAGAAGCCAGACGTCTGGCGAGTCAAGTTCCCGTTTCCGCTGATGACGCGGCGTCGTCTGAATTGTCGGCAGTTTTTGTGCGTCACAAACCGGGCTTGTCGGTTCCGTTTCGTCAAATCAAGCTAGAATCCGAATGGGCGACGTTTGCGCGCGATCATCAAGATCGCGCTCACAAATTGGCCAGTGACGCGCTGAATGCACTGCAAGCCCAAACCACAAAGAGCAGATCATGA
- a CDS encoding ABC transporter ATP-binding protein, translating to MTDPVLEVIELTKSFGAVTASDGLTFSLKRGQIHALIGPNGAGKSTAIGQLSGEIAPDSGRVRFDGRDVTHMPTYRRAQLGLQRSYQITSLFPDFTAEDNVAMAIQAQQGHSFQFWARARRDPSLRQPARLALKRVGMEDKANLKVTELAHGEQRQLELAMALAAGPTVLLLDEPMAGMGQSESLAMMEILRPLKGEVSILLVEHDMDVVFALADVVSVLVKGSVLMTGSPDEVRANTEVRRAYLGDEG from the coding sequence ATGACTGACCCGGTTCTCGAAGTGATCGAACTGACCAAGTCGTTCGGCGCGGTGACGGCGTCGGACGGTTTGACGTTTTCGCTCAAACGCGGCCAGATCCATGCTTTGATCGGTCCCAACGGTGCGGGCAAGTCCACCGCCATCGGGCAGTTGAGTGGCGAGATTGCGCCCGACAGCGGGCGGGTGCGTTTCGACGGTCGCGATGTCACCCACATGCCGACGTATCGCCGCGCGCAGTTGGGTTTGCAGCGCTCCTACCAGATCACCAGCCTGTTTCCCGACTTCACCGCCGAAGACAACGTCGCCATGGCGATCCAGGCGCAACAGGGTCATAGCTTTCAGTTTTGGGCGCGCGCGCGCCGCGACCCCAGCTTGCGCCAACCCGCGCGCCTGGCGCTCAAACGGGTCGGCATGGAAGACAAGGCCAACCTGAAAGTGACCGAGTTGGCCCACGGCGAACAGCGCCAACTGGAACTGGCGATGGCGTTGGCGGCGGGGCCGACGGTGTTGCTGTTGGACGAGCCGATGGCGGGCATGGGCCAAAGCGAAAGCTTGGCGATGATGGAAATCCTGCGGCCCTTGAAAGGCGAGGTCAGCATTTTGCTGGTGGAACACGACATGGACGTGGTGTTCGCCTTGGCCGATGTGGTCAGCGTGCTGGTCAAGGGCAGCGTGCTGATGACCGGCAGCCCCGACGAGGTGCGCGCCAATACCGAGGTGCGCCGGGCCTACCTGGGTGACGAGGGCTGA
- a CDS encoding alpha/beta hydrolase, whose product MSIDPVQEQRFNVRAAVPDHLAIFAQWRAMSDAYKAACTDAKLDQAYGDAPSETLDFFPAMGAHAPTPVVLLIHGGYWQALDKADNAFAARAFNAAGIGVAVVNHTLCPDISLDGITDQIRQASLWLWRNADALGCDPDRMFVVGHSAGGHLAAMMMCTDWRAIDAQAPVDLFKGGVAISGLFDLTQLVETTINAKVGLDRQSAMVLSPMRLIPSSTAPFIAAVGGAESDGFHEQSDRLRDAWGDHGVTVERLTVPGGHHFQAFEALLDPRAPVFEKTLLLMS is encoded by the coding sequence GTGAGCATCGATCCGGTTCAGGAACAACGTTTCAACGTGCGTGCCGCCGTGCCCGATCATCTGGCTATCTTCGCCCAGTGGCGGGCCATGTCGGACGCATACAAGGCCGCATGCACGGACGCGAAACTGGATCAGGCCTATGGCGATGCGCCGTCCGAAACGTTGGACTTCTTTCCCGCGATGGGGGCGCATGCGCCGACGCCCGTGGTGCTGTTGATTCACGGCGGCTATTGGCAAGCCCTGGACAAAGCCGACAACGCCTTTGCCGCGCGCGCGTTCAATGCCGCCGGAATTGGCGTGGCGGTGGTCAATCACACACTTTGCCCCGACATCAGCCTCGATGGCATTACAGATCAAATCCGCCAAGCATCACTGTGGCTGTGGCGCAACGCTGACGCTCTGGGCTGCGACCCCGATCGCATGTTCGTCGTCGGCCATTCCGCTGGCGGCCATTTGGCGGCGATGATGATGTGCACGGATTGGCGTGCCATCGATGCGCAAGCGCCGGTCGATCTGTTCAAAGGTGGCGTGGCGATTTCGGGTCTGTTCGATTTGACCCAGTTGGTCGAGACGACCATCAACGCCAAGGTCGGCTTAGACCGGCAAAGCGCCATGGTGCTCAGTCCGATGCGCCTGATACCCTCATCGACAGCACCGTTCATCGCGGCGGTGGGCGGTGCGGAAAGCGACGGCTTTCACGAACAGTCCGACAGGCTGCGCGATGCCTGGGGCGATCATGGCGTTACGGTCGAACGCCTGACCGTTCCCGGTGGCCATCACTTTCAAGCGTTCGAGGCCTTGCTTGATCCACGCGCGCCGGTATTTGAAAAAACGCTGCTTTTGATGTCGTGA
- a CDS encoding class I SAM-dependent RNA methyltransferase → MKSDNNLEIFLVATPGLEDVLRAEAVEKGFRKPTPVVGGVTIRGNWTDVWRANLEIRGASRVLVRIDAFRAQHLSQLDKRARQFAWGDILRPDVPIRVEATCKNSRIYHSGAAAQRIEQAIHDVLGAPISREGDVSIKARIEDNMCTISIDTSGATLHKRDHKEAVSKAPMRETLASLFLRQCGYKGNEPVVDPMCGSGTFVIEAAEIAAGLYPGRTRHFAFEHLVNFDETVWRDLRARPGRPMPDVHFFGYDRDAGAIRMSRANAERAGVAHLVEFAQQPVSELTPPDGPPGLVIVNPPYGSRIGNMKNLYPLYSALGQTLKERFSGWRVGLVTNADSLAKQTKLPFTQQTPPVSHGGISIKMYATQPLK, encoded by the coding sequence ATGAAATCGGATAACAATCTTGAAATATTTCTGGTTGCGACGCCGGGTCTGGAAGACGTGCTCCGCGCGGAAGCCGTGGAAAAGGGATTCCGCAAGCCTACACCCGTGGTGGGCGGCGTAACGATCCGGGGCAACTGGACCGATGTGTGGCGCGCGAATCTCGAAATTCGTGGCGCCAGTCGGGTGCTTGTGCGCATCGACGCTTTTCGCGCTCAGCATCTTTCGCAGTTGGACAAGCGCGCACGCCAGTTTGCCTGGGGCGACATCCTGCGCCCGGATGTTCCCATTCGCGTCGAGGCGACGTGCAAAAACTCGCGTATCTATCATTCCGGTGCGGCGGCACAGCGCATCGAACAGGCCATCCACGACGTTCTTGGCGCGCCCATCTCACGCGAGGGCGACGTCAGCATCAAGGCGCGCATCGAAGACAACATGTGCACCATCAGCATCGACACCTCCGGGGCGACGCTACACAAGCGCGACCACAAGGAAGCCGTCAGTAAGGCGCCGATGCGCGAGACGCTCGCATCGCTGTTTCTGCGACAGTGCGGATACAAAGGCAACGAACCGGTTGTCGATCCCATGTGTGGTTCGGGCACGTTCGTTATCGAGGCCGCAGAAATTGCCGCAGGTCTCTATCCCGGCCGGACCCGTCACTTTGCATTTGAGCATCTGGTGAATTTCGACGAAACCGTCTGGCGCGATCTGCGTGCGCGTCCTGGCCGACCGATGCCCGACGTTCACTTTTTCGGCTATGATCGCGACGCTGGTGCAATCCGCATGAGCCGCGCCAATGCCGAGCGGGCCGGGGTGGCCCATCTGGTCGAATTCGCCCAACAGCCGGTCAGCGAGCTGACCCCGCCAGACGGCCCGCCCGGTTTGGTGATCGTCAATCCACCCTATGGCAGCCGCATCGGGAATATGAAAAATCTGTATCCGCTTTACAGCGCGCTTGGCCAGACGCTCAAAGAGCGCTTTTCCGGCTGGCGAGTCGGTCTGGTGACCAATGCCGATTCATTGGCTAAGCAGACCAAACTGCCGTTCACGCAGCAAACCCCGCCCGTGTCCCACGGCGGCATATCCATCAAGATGTATGCCACTCAGCCGCTCAAATAG